The Salvia miltiorrhiza cultivar Shanhuang (shh) chromosome 2, IMPLAD_Smil_shh, whole genome shotgun sequence DNA window tgcttctgCTTGTCGTCGTCGTCATTCTCCAACGAGGGCAAGGGAGTGAGTGATGATCCAACAAGTGATTTGACTGGATCCTCTTCACCAAACGAAGACAACGGAAAGCATGAAGACAATGGAGACTTTTCAGCACTTGCTAATTTGCTCTGTTTTCCAATATCAGAGAGGCACCACATTTCATGGTAGTGGTCCGCGATGATAAAGAAATTACCCTGAGTTCTAGGAGGCTTCAACGCGACCCTCATACCATCGTACACTAGCTTCCAGGCCTTTGAGGGAGTGTCGAGATCAAGCGTCAGCATCAGACCACAGGTAAGCTCCACCAGCAGAGATAATGATGCAGAGAATAAAGATGATGACTCTGTATggacaaatgtatatttcaagATCTGAAATTCATGAAATAGTATTTGACGACTGGCAAATGCATCTCTAGGGATCTCTGTTCCCCTTTTACCAGCTTCAACATATCCAGATTCGTGCAGGAAATAGCGAGGCATGCTAAGGCTGTCATTGAAGTCGGCTCGGATGATAATCGGAGGTAGTACTTTCCCATGAATTGGTTCGACCAATCATACATCTCAAAATCCACGTAACgcatatcatcatcatcaaaatcatATCATCATCAACTTTTGCCCGGCTGGTGGGTTGACCCAATCGGGATCTGAAACGCAGACATCGGATAAAGAAGAAAACACTAGAATCTTTTTAGTGGCAGGAATTGATGTGATCATAGCATGGCGTTTGAAGCCTAACATAGGAGGTAAGGTGCGTAGATCAGCAGTAGATAGACGCTGAatctcatcttcttcttcatctttaaTATCAAGATAGGAGATTAAGAGACTCTTGGGGCATCGAGTATTGTCAAAAAAGTAAAGTTTGGAATCAAGACCATAAACTGCCATGCAATAATCAGGAAAATCAAGTAGGATAGTGGGTTGTAATTGTAAATCTCCATCTTCAACGAGTAATTGAGATAAGTTTAGGAGAAAGATATGGTAGCCATTGAAATTGACGTCACCACCACTCTTGGAAATTGAACGGCAAGCAAGACATACCTTTCCTGAAACTACTTTGCCCCCATCCAT harbors:
- the LOC131009538 gene encoding uncharacterized protein LOC131009538, with translation MPRYFLHESGYVEAGKRGTEIPRDAFASRQILFHEFQILKYTFVHTESSSLFSASLSLLVELTCGLMLTLDLDTPSKAWKLVYDGMRVALKPPRTQGNFFIIADHYHEMWCLSDIGKQSKLASAEKSPLSSCFPLSSFGEEDPVKSLVGSSLTPLPSLENDDDDKQKQKKKQYFCIVQGAVSRNSKLPRVVMDVVDAQAAPPQSVASCRFGVPTHKCKRFLPYCIFPYHPYP